Proteins co-encoded in one Helicoverpa zea isolate HzStark_Cry1AcR chromosome 18, ilHelZeax1.1, whole genome shotgun sequence genomic window:
- the LOC124639190 gene encoding uncharacterized protein LOC124639190, with protein sequence MWKALITLSCLVALAHGHGRLMDPPNRGSIWRFGYNSPANYDDDGLNCGGFYHQWSVNGGKCGVCGDPYDSPQPRAHELGGTYGKGYIVATYAPGDVITTNVYISAYHMGFWEFRICLDPYDNTQECFDQILLELEDGGTKYYPKEGSGTYEVNYRIPSNIVCEHCVLQWKYTAGNNWGVCENGTQGLGCGNQENFFSCSDIAIEGDAPYNTEAPKDVYTPVQSPGLELTGDLLRLLILTNEIQDVRPSYRDPYRKKYMNRHKRKKINNKKPKKRRPIKMYYR encoded by the exons ATGTGGAAGGCATTGATCACGTTGTCATGCCTGGTGGCGCTCGCGCATGGCCACGGCCGGCTCATGGACCCACCCAACAGAGGCTCCATCTGGAGGTTCGGGTACAACTCACCAGCTAACTACGATGATGATGGACTCAACTGCGGCGGATTCTATCATCAGTGGTCCGTTAATGGGGGAAA ATGCGGTGTATGCGGCGATCCCTACGACAGCCCTCAACCCCGCGCTCACGAACTAGGTGGCACATACGGCAAGGGGTACATAGTCGCCACCTACGCACCCGGTGACGTCATCACCACCAACGTCTACATCAGCGCCTACCACATGGGCTTCTGGGAGTTCAGGATATGCCTCGACCCCTACGACAACACGCAAGAGTGCTTCGACCAAATCCTCTTAGAGTTAGAAGACGGGGGCACCAAGTACTACCCCAAAGAAGGCAGTGGCACTTACGAAGTCAACTACCGTATACCTTCCAACATTGTCTGTGAACATTGTGTCCTGCAATGGAAGTATACAGCTGGTAACAACTGGGGAGTATGTGAGAACGGCACACAGGGTCTTGGATGTGGAAACCAGGAGAACTTCTTCTCTTGCTCAGACATAGCCATCGAAGGAGATGCTCCCTATAATACAGAGGCTCCTAAGGATGTTTATACTCCAGTTCAAAGCCCAGGACTTGAGCTGACAGGAG ATCTCCTGAGACTGCTAATCCTGACAAACGAGATACAAGACGTTCGTCCTTCTTACCGCGACCCATATCGCAAGAAATACATGAATAGACACAAgcgaaagaaaattaataataaaaagccgAAGAAACGAAGACCTATAAAG atgTATTATCGATGA